A window of Sulfurovum riftiae contains these coding sequences:
- the hypF gene encoding carbamoyltransferase HypF, whose amino-acid sequence MNTYRITIKGTVQGVGFRPFIYQLAVRYSLNGTVLNGTQGVEIILNAAPESLQRFLQSIEEELPPLASVETVETTKIAFREFRDFQIISTDEAGERTVRIPPDVSICKACETELFDPNDRRYGYPFITCTHCGVRYSIIYDLPYDRKNTSMKFFEMCDRCEKEYSSPLDRRYHAQPIGCYQCGPTLELKIKNEKLEIDDNKIVETASQLLSEGKILAVKGVGGYHLMCDATNEAAVKTLRERKHRPTKPFAVMVKDMEMAKWFARIDTAEEKLLRSKERPIVLLKTQPATRYSLPTSVAPNIAKIGLFLPYTPLHLLLLNKLDRPLVATSANITDEPICTDMDSLEKLNGVYDYVLDHDRKIVNGCDDSVVMVVGDQQVILRRARGYAPASIKLPFRLKQNRLAMGANQKSTVAIGFEDTAILSPHIGDLDSIGSVEYYKKNIETLERIYDFTPEVIVHDKHPYYESTKYAKQLFTLHSSLFIHEVQHHYAHILGVMAEKGIEDRVLGVAFDGTGYGNDGNLWGGEFLVCDYEGFERVAHLDYFKLLGGAKAIKEPRRVALSLLFDLYGEEALKLDTPTVNAFSSTELKTYFIAWQKGLNAPLSSSAGRLFDAVASLRDVCHVMSFEGESGMLLEELYDETVKGAYSFEIKKGRIDILPMIKEIVGEKETAVAVSKFFHTLVEMVAAVYEDHDDLPLVLSGGVFQNSVLLDLMLKRFPDVYIPTLIPPNDGGIALGQLASRLKR is encoded by the coding sequence ATGAATACATACAGAATAACGATAAAAGGTACCGTACAGGGGGTAGGGTTCCGTCCTTTCATCTATCAGCTTGCCGTACGGTATAGCCTCAACGGTACCGTACTCAACGGTACGCAGGGGGTCGAGATTATCCTCAATGCTGCGCCGGAGAGCTTGCAGAGATTTCTTCAGTCCATAGAAGAGGAACTTCCTCCGCTTGCTTCCGTAGAGACCGTTGAAACAACAAAGATCGCTTTTAGGGAATTCAGGGATTTTCAGATCATTTCGACTGACGAAGCAGGGGAGAGGACGGTACGTATTCCTCCGGATGTGAGCATCTGCAAAGCATGTGAAACAGAACTGTTCGACCCCAATGACCGCCGTTACGGGTATCCGTTCATTACCTGTACCCATTGCGGGGTGAGATACTCTATTATTTATGACCTTCCCTATGACCGTAAGAATACATCCATGAAGTTCTTCGAGATGTGTGATCGGTGTGAAAAAGAGTATAGTAGTCCTCTGGACAGACGTTATCATGCGCAGCCGATAGGATGCTACCAATGTGGGCCCACATTGGAATTAAAAATTAAAAATGAAAAATTAGAAATTGATGATAACAAGATTGTTGAAACTGCTTCGCAACTTTTATCGGAAGGGAAAATCTTGGCTGTCAAGGGGGTTGGTGGGTATCACCTGATGTGTGATGCGACCAATGAAGCGGCAGTCAAAACGTTGAGGGAAAGAAAGCATCGCCCGACCAAACCTTTTGCTGTGATGGTCAAAGATATGGAGATGGCAAAGTGGTTTGCCAGGATAGATACAGCTGAAGAGAAATTGCTAAGATCCAAAGAACGACCGATCGTACTATTGAAAACACAACCCGCTACCCGATATTCGCTACCTACTTCTGTTGCTCCGAATATTGCAAAGATTGGGCTTTTCCTGCCGTATACTCCTTTGCATCTCCTGCTCTTGAACAAACTTGACCGTCCTCTGGTAGCTACTTCCGCCAATATAACAGATGAACCCATCTGTACCGATATGGATTCTCTGGAGAAACTGAACGGTGTATATGACTATGTACTTGACCATGACAGAAAGATCGTCAATGGCTGTGATGACTCGGTGGTGATGGTGGTAGGTGATCAGCAGGTCATACTGCGCCGAGCGAGAGGGTATGCACCTGCAAGTATCAAACTGCCGTTCAGGTTAAAGCAGAACAGATTGGCGATGGGCGCCAACCAGAAAAGTACGGTTGCCATAGGATTCGAAGACACGGCGATCCTCTCTCCGCATATCGGTGATCTCGATAGCATCGGTTCGGTGGAGTATTACAAAAAGAACATAGAGACGCTGGAGCGCATCTATGACTTTACCCCTGAAGTGATCGTCCATGACAAACACCCATACTACGAATCGACTAAGTATGCGAAACAACTCTTCACTCTTCACTCTTCACTCTTCATTCATGAGGTCCAGCATCATTATGCCCATATCCTCGGGGTGATGGCAGAGAAAGGTATTGAAGACAGAGTACTGGGGGTGGCTTTTGACGGGACCGGTTATGGCAATGACGGTAATCTATGGGGAGGTGAGTTCCTTGTCTGTGATTATGAAGGGTTCGAGAGAGTCGCACATCTTGATTATTTCAAACTGCTTGGTGGAGCCAAAGCGATCAAAGAGCCCAGAAGGGTGGCACTCTCTCTGCTGTTCGACCTGTACGGTGAGGAAGCGTTGAAATTGGACACTCCGACGGTCAATGCTTTTTCATCTACGGAGTTGAAAACATACTTCATCGCCTGGCAGAAAGGCTTGAATGCACCTTTGAGTTCATCGGCAGGCCGGCTTTTCGATGCTGTGGCATCACTGCGTGATGTCTGTCATGTGATGAGTTTCGAGGGAGAGAGCGGTATGCTGCTTGAAGAGCTCTATGATGAAACTGTGAAAGGTGCTTATAGCTTCGAGATAAAAAAGGGCAGAATAGATATACTTCCCATGATCAAAGAGATAGTGGGAGAGAAGGAGACTGCAGTAGCTGTTTCAAAGTTCTTTCATACCTTGGTAGAGATGGTTGCTGCGGTATATGAAGATCACGATGATCTGCCATTGGTCTTAAGCGGCGGAGTGTTCCAGAACAGTGTACTTTTGGATTTGATGCTCAAGCGATTTCCCGATGTGTATATTCCCACGCTTATTCCCCCGAATGATGGGGGGATCGCCCTGGGACAGCTTGCAAGTAGACTTAAACGCTGA